The following proteins are co-located in the Anomalospiza imberbis isolate Cuckoo-Finch-1a 21T00152 chromosome Z, ASM3175350v1, whole genome shotgun sequence genome:
- the ACOT12 gene encoding acetyl-coenzyme A thioesterase isoform X4 — translation MDGRRRLPRRVGQIIAIRTKVNRAFKTSMEVELKPVQLLSAEDHLEHSLAIERRRIRLGYVQVFQKLMQESNKEDTCEEKDAVSTEHTHVQSTELVLPPHANHHGNTFGGQIMAWMQTVASISASRLCRSHPILKAVNMFKFWGPSFVGDRLVFNAVVNNTFRNSVEVGVRVEAYNCEEWIKDQPRHINSAFLIFNALNDKGELLTFPRVKPTAQDGVRRYHGAVARRRIRLTRKCMLSAKGDKPSDAWETSNQAYLSYSNIAALTHLAGKPGWDITKTLDNVKIWTHEEGAVLSFKVEMQVKVPSHVAFSLLSDFSLRQRWDRHFLTCEVLQAVSEEEKIYHITSAPMTGHQPRDFVILVSQRQPSRPREPYTVAVRSVTLRAVPPRPEFCRSEILCAGFQIHSNSSSSCTVCYFNQVTSGVMPYLAANLTGSSKSIEDTALECIKFLELEDSKR, via the exons GTTGAGTTAAAACCTGTGCAGCTTCTGTCTGCAGAAGACCAcctggagcacagcctggctATTGAGAGGAGAAGAATCCGTCTGGGCTATGTACAGGTCTTTCAGAAGCTGATGCAGGAGAGCAATAAGGAAG aTACTTGTGAAGAGAAAGATGCAGTTTCAACTGAGCATACTCACGTACAGAGCACTGAGCTTGTCCTGCCGCCTCATGCAAACCATCATGGAAACACTTTTGGTGGCCAGATCATGGCTTGGATGCAGACAGTGGCAAGCATTTCAGCAAG CCGCCTGTGTCGTTCACACCCCATCCTGAAGGCAGTTAACATGTTCAAATTCTGGGGGCCATCCTTTGTGGGTGACCGCCTCGTCTTCAACGCCGTTGTCAACAACACTTTTCGCAACAG TGTGGAGGTTGGTGTCCGTGTGGAGGCTTACAACTGCGAGGAGTGGATCAAGGACCAGCCCCGGCACATTAACAGTGCATTCCtcatttttaatgctttgaaTGACAAAGGGGAGCTGCTCACCTTCCCCAGGGTCAAGCCCACTGCTCAG GATGGTGTGAGGAGGTACCACGGAGCTGTTGCCAGGAGGAGGATTCGACTCACCAG AAAATGCATGCTATCTGCTAAAGGAGACAAGCCCTCTGATGCCTGGGAGACAAGCAACCAG GCATATTTGAGTTACAGCAACATAGCTGCGCTGACACACCTGGCAGGAAAACCAGGGTGGGACATAACCAAGACTCTGGATAAT gtgaaAATCTGGACCCAcgaggagggggctgtgctgtCATTCAAGGTGGAGATGCAGGTGAAGGTGCCATCCCACGTGGCCTTCTCCCTCCTGTCCGACTTCAGCCTCCGCCAGCGCTGGGACAGACACTTCCT GACGTGCGAGGTCCTGCAGGCTGTGAGTGAAGAGGAGAAGATCTACCACATTACCTCTGCCCCCATGACAGGCCACCAGCCCAGAGACTTTGTGATTCTGGTGTCCCAAAGGCAGCCCTCCAGGCCACG ggagcCCTACACGGTGGCTGTGAGGTCGGTGACCCTCAGAGCGGTGCCCCCGAGGCCGGAGTTCTGCAGGAGTGAAAtcctctgtgctgggttccagatccacagcaacagcagcagctcctgcact GTGTGTTACTTCAATCAAGTGACATCAGGAGTTATGCCTTACTTAGCTGCAAATCTTACTGGCTCATCAAAATCCATTGAAGACACTGCTCTGGAGTGTATAAAGTTCCTGGAGCTGGAAGACAGCAAGCGCTGA